One window from the genome of Bdellovibrionales bacterium encodes:
- a CDS encoding RidA family protein: protein MSKRIIETKSAPAPVGPYSQAVEIGDTLYCSGQIAIDPTTGEVLTGDVKAQTERVMKNIEAVLAAASLNFSNVVKTTIYLINMGDFAHVNEVYGRYFKSSPPARSTVAVSGLPKGVSVEIEVLAKRS, encoded by the coding sequence ATGTCAAAGCGTATCATTGAAACCAAGTCAGCGCCAGCACCTGTGGGGCCTTACTCACAAGCTGTTGAAATCGGAGATACTCTTTATTGTTCCGGGCAAATTGCGATTGATCCGACGACAGGAGAGGTGTTAACCGGAGATGTAAAAGCTCAGACAGAGAGAGTGATGAAAAACATAGAGGCCGTGTTAGCAGCGGCGAGTTTGAATTTTTCCAATGTGGTAAAAACCACAATCTATTTGATCAATATGGGCGATTTTGCCCATGTGAATGAAGTCTATGGCAGGTATTTTAAATCCTCGCCGCCCGCTAGATCAACGGTGGCCGTATCAGGTTTGCCAAAGGGAGTCAGTGTGGAGATCGAAGTTCTGGCAAAAAGGTCCTGA